The DNA region CTGTTGAAGAGATGGGAAACGGAGCAAAAATTATTTATTCCATCGTTGTCGATCAAAACACTTCCGCCGACGTCAATCAGCCTCCACTGAAATTGCCGGAAAAAGCTCAAGATAAAATGTCGCTTTATTTGAATCGACTCAATGAAAGATACACCTTTGATAATTTTGTCGAAGGAAGCAATAACCAATTCGCCCGGGCGGCGTCCCTTGCCGTTGCCAACGATCCTGGCGGCACCAGTTTTAATCCTCTGGTTATTTACGGCGGCGTCGGCTTAGGCAAAACACATCTAATCCAGGCTATCGGAAATTACTTGCTGCGAAACACAAACGGCAAGACAAAACGAGTGCTTTATATTTCCAGCGAAAAGTTCACAATTGATTTCATTGATTCTATTCAGAATAACAAAATGACCGAATTCAGTAATCACTACCGAAATGTCGATGTGTTGCTTGTGGATGATATTCAATTTCTTACTAATAAAGAGAGAACGCAGGAAGAATTTTTTCACACTTTCAACACCATCCACCAAAACAAAAAGCAAATTGTGCTGACATCCGATAGACCGCCAAAAGAATTAAAGGGAATAGAGGAGCGCCTCATCTCTCGTTTTCAATGGGGATTGGTCACCGATATTCAAGCGCCGGATCTGGAAACCCGCATCGCTATTTTACAGAAAAAAGCGGAGGAAAATCAACTGACGTTGCCTAAAGAAATAATCCATCTTTTCGCGACAAACATCACCACTAACATTCGCGAGTTGGAGGGTTCATTGATTCGGCTGTTAGCCGCTTCGTCTTTGACAGGAAAAGACATCAACGTCGAGTTGGCAAAAAATGTATTGAAAGATTTGCGTCTGGTCAGGAAAAGACAAATGAGTATCGAAGATATCCAGCGCATTGTGTGCGACCATTACAGCATTCCCGAAGATTTAATCCGCGCAAAAAACAGAAAGAAGGAAATTGCTCTTGCGCGACAAATCGCCATGTTTCTTTGCAAAAAATACACCAATCACAGCTACATCACCATCGGCTTGCATTTCGGAGGCCGCGACCATTCAACGGTAATTCACGCCATCAAAACCGTTGAGAATTTCATAAAAACCAATAAAAAAACAAAAGAAAACGTGCAGGCGCTCGAAAGAAAAATAGAATTAGAGAGCATTTGATGTGCAAATTAAGCTCGAAAAAAATCGATGGCTATCAGCACCAGAAAACGGCAAAGTTAAATGCAACTGTTATCCACAATCAAAAATGAGAGAGTCGACTTTTTTATTGATTAATTGTCTAAAAAATAAGTCATTCTCTTCTGCAATTCTTATCGACATTTTACCCACATTCCCGCATCATTTTCCAAAACAAGGTGTGCATAACTCACGATTTTTTTGTGACAATATTTTTAATCCACAATACCCTATGCTTTATTCACAATGAGTTCACAAACAAACAGATGTTATCAACAGTCAATGATTTTTTTAGCAGGCTATTTCTATTGTATTTCTTTGACGAAAATTGAGGTTATCCACCTTACCCACATCTCTATTACAATAACTAATTTTTTATCTCTCTATTATTATATTTATTAAAAACAAAACTTCAAAACAATGTTAATCTATCCAAAAAGAAAAAAATTCATTGATAATCTTGAAAATATTTATTATATTAATTGATACTATTTTCAGGTGAGAAAGTAAAGTAATTTACAAGGAGATGAACATGCACTTTACCGTTAACAGAAGTGTGATGCAAAAAGGTCTTCAAAAAGTTGTCGGCGTTATTCCGACGAAGACGACCATTCCTATTTTAGAAAATGTTCTGCTGGAATTACAGGAAAACAAACTGAAATTGACCGGTACAGATTTAGAAATTTGCACAGCAACGGAAATCAGCGTCAATGGCGAGGTTGATGGTGCGTGTGCTATTCCGGCAAAATCTTTCAATGAAATTCTTCGTGAACTTCCGGATATTCCCATTGACGTAGAATTGAACGATCAGAGCAAGGTGACCATCAAAACGCCAAATGGTACTTACAAACTAAGCAGTCAACCTCGGGAAGAATATCCGCGAATCGAATTAGAAGAGAGTGAAAACCAGATTGAGATTGAAGCGAATATCTTGGCACGAATGGTGGATAAGACAATTTTTGCCGTCTCTACCGACGAGTTGCGCGTTATTTTGATGTCCGTCTATTTCCAATTTATGGAAGATGAATTTCGCTGTGTGGCAACCGACGGCCATCGGTTGGTTCGATTTGTCAATTACAAAATCAAATCACCCGATTTTATCAAAAACGTGCTTGTTCCCACTAAGGCGCTGTCTCTTTTCTTGCGCAACATTGACGCCCTGGAGCAACCTGATAAGACTAAAGTAAATCTTTCCATTGGAGAAAATCACATTGTTTTTAAATTTGAAGATACATTCATCTATTCGAAATTGGTTGAAGGCGAGTATCCGAAATATGAAAATGTGATTCCCCTTGACAATGACAAAAAATTGATTGTAGCAAAAGACGAACTGATAGCTGCGGCAAAACGCGTATCGATTTTTTCCAATTCGTTTACTCATCAGATAAAATTTATGATCCAAGGCAATAAAATGGATATCAGCTCCAAAGATGCAGAATTTGGTGGAGAAGGGAACGAGCAAATCGATGTAACATTTGACGGCGATAGCCTCGAAGTTGCTTATAACGGCGTTTATATTCTCGATTTGTTAAGACATGTCGATACAGATGACGTTGTTTTTAAGTTGAAAGATTCTGTTAGCGCCGCGATCATTCAGCCGTCCGTGCAAATGGACAACGAACAACTGACGATGCTGATTATGCCGATTCGTTTAAATGAAGGTTAATTTGCGCGCATGAGAATTCATTCGCTTGAGTTAATAAATTTTCGCAATTACCAGAAACAAGCTGTGCAATTCGGAAATGAAAAGAATTTTTTCATCGGAAAAAACGCACAGGGAAAAACGAATTTATTAGAAGCTATTCACTTATTATGTCTGACAAAAAGTTTTCGCACCAGGCATAACAAAGAAGCAATTTCTTTTTCTACTGAGGAATTTATATTAAAGGGCAAATTTGAGTTAGACAACGGAAATCCGCAACGGATAGTATTAACTTATTCACGAAAGGAAGGAAAGCAGCTTTCGATTAATAGGAAACGAGTCAATCGACTTGCAGAATTTGTCGGCAATTTGCCAGTAGTAATTTCGTCTCCTGATGAATATGAAATTACAATCGGTCCGCCACCTGAACGAAGAAAGTTTTTTGATATTTTAATATCACAAATTGATCGACGCTATCTTCATTATTTAATAGAATATCTCCGGATTGTAAAACAAAAGAGTGCTATTTTCCAGCAGTGGAAACAGAAAAGGACAATTAATCCGAAAGTCATTGAGCCCTGGAACGAGCGATTGGCTAATATCGGCGCGCAAGTTATTAATCGACGTCATCAATTTACAAGCAGACTTTCTCTGCATTTAAATCATATTTACGCTTCCTTT from Calditrichota bacterium includes:
- the dnaA gene encoding chromosomal replication initiator protein DnaA, with the protein product MPVNHVDIWSNILEIIRPKLNEQAFMTWFHPIKPINVLDNQLTVQVPSQFFYEFLESHYKEIIDAATVEEMGNGAKIIYSIVVDQNTSADVNQPPLKLPEKAQDKMSLYLNRLNERYTFDNFVEGSNNQFARAASLAVANDPGGTSFNPLVIYGGVGLGKTHLIQAIGNYLLRNTNGKTKRVLYISSEKFTIDFIDSIQNNKMTEFSNHYRNVDVLLVDDIQFLTNKERTQEEFFHTFNTIHQNKKQIVLTSDRPPKELKGIEERLISRFQWGLVTDIQAPDLETRIAILQKKAEENQLTLPKEIIHLFATNITTNIRELEGSLIRLLAASSLTGKDINVELAKNVLKDLRLVRKRQMSIEDIQRIVCDHYSIPEDLIRAKNRKKEIALARQIAMFLCKKYTNHSYITIGLHFGGRDHSTVIHAIKTVENFIKTNKKTKENVQALERKIELESI
- the dnaN gene encoding DNA polymerase III subunit beta, which codes for MHFTVNRSVMQKGLQKVVGVIPTKTTIPILENVLLELQENKLKLTGTDLEICTATEISVNGEVDGACAIPAKSFNEILRELPDIPIDVELNDQSKVTIKTPNGTYKLSSQPREEYPRIELEESENQIEIEANILARMVDKTIFAVSTDELRVILMSVYFQFMEDEFRCVATDGHRLVRFVNYKIKSPDFIKNVLVPTKALSLFLRNIDALEQPDKTKVNLSIGENHIVFKFEDTFIYSKLVEGEYPKYENVIPLDNDKKLIVAKDELIAAAKRVSIFSNSFTHQIKFMIQGNKMDISSKDAEFGGEGNEQIDVTFDGDSLEVAYNGVYILDLLRHVDTDDVVFKLKDSVSAAIIQPSVQMDNEQLTMLIMPIRLNEG
- the recF gene encoding DNA replication/repair protein RecF — protein: MRIHSLELINFRNYQKQAVQFGNEKNFFIGKNAQGKTNLLEAIHLLCLTKSFRTRHNKEAISFSTEEFILKGKFELDNGNPQRIVLTYSRKEGKQLSINRKRVNRLAEFVGNLPVVISSPDEYEITIGPPPERRKFFDILISQIDRRYLHYLIEYLRIVKQKSAIFQQWKQKRTINPKVIEPWNERLANIGAQVINRRHQFTSRLSLHLNHIYASFTQSREKLEILYRPNLAYQDLADIQAAFAKELKENLSREIQRGLCLIGPHRDDFIFKINGHELKKYGSRGQHKTVLIALALAEFDLIFEVKNEKPIILIDDLFSELDNEREELILNKLANTGQIFLTATEIQSNIKNEQAAFFVVEDGKVIPQRELLK